The Drosophila innubila isolate TH190305 chromosome 3R unlocalized genomic scaffold, UK_Dinn_1.0 2_E_3R, whole genome shotgun sequence genome has a segment encoding these proteins:
- the LOC117792922 gene encoding glycerophosphodiester phosphodiesterase 1: MWWRWFWLCLKMIYKLFCCSVSLIFFCFNVLWFFCNLAIPWCTLTLLIICVASKFVKLQRSPNEKRLLSLLNTPDDWPNYWPIANRGAGYDAPENSKAALKKCLARGYRNVLLDAGITACNEIVIANRLTVERASLNGNLSHHTLHELQQLNITDHHPMGAQFEAESVSTLKQLADFLDEQSTTPTLFLHLQDTSAVMIDQLQKFMNANETFTQRTIVISRSPLAIYQLRKLRPEIMCGLWHESYLSLSILKSSTLITSIYGAILRNIIAPVIGISVVFLNKEEFNLHIGDLWRNVGVRPIVYMVNSPNEKRYFQKTMKTQYLTDSLRSEPHLLMKA, translated from the exons ATGTGGTGGCGCTGGTTCTGGCTGTGCCTGAAAATGATCTATAAGCTATTCTGTTGTTCAGTGAGCCTCATATTCTTTTGCTTCAATGTGCTGTGGTTTTTCTGCAACCTCGCAATACCATGGTGCACACTGACGCTGCTCATCATTTGTGTGGCATCCAAATTCGTCAAGCTTCAACGCAGCCCAAACGAGAAGCGTTTGCTCAGTCTCCTCAATACGCCAGACGATTGGCCCAATTACTGGCCCATTGCGAATCGTGGTGCCGGCTACGATGCCCCCGAGAACTCAAAGGCAGCTCTCAAAAAG tGCCTAGCACGTGGCTATCGTAATGTCCTACTGGATGCCGGCATAACAGCCTGCAATGAGATTGTCATTGCCAATCGTCTGACCGTCGAGCGTGCCAGTTTAAATGGAAACCTTTCCCATCACACCCTGCACGAACTGCAGCAACTTAATATCACGGATCACCATCCAATGGG CGCACAATTTGAAGCCGAATCAGTGTCCACACTCAAACAACTTGCCGATTTCCTAGACGAACAGAGCACAACTCCCACTTTGTTTCTCCATCTGCAGGATACCAGTGCCGTTATGATCGATCAGTTGCAGAAGTTTATGAATGCAAATGAAACATTTACACAGCGAACCATTGTCATTAGTCGATCGCCACTGGCCATTTATCAG CTGCGCAAACTGAGACCCGAAATAATGTGCGGCCTGTGGCATGAGAGTTATCTATCGCTGTCCATACTCAAATCCTCAACACTGATTACCTCCATTTATGGTGCAATCCTTCGCAATATTATTGCTCCTGTAATTGGCATTAGTGTTGTTTTTCTAAACAAAGAAGAGTTTAATTT GCACATCGGCGATCTGTGGCGCAATGTGGGCGTGCGTCCAATTGTGTACATGGTAAATTCGCCCAACGAGAAACGCTATTTTCAGAAAACAATGAAAACGCAATACCTCACGGACTCATTGCGTTCCGAGCCGCATCTCTTGATGAAAGCCTAA
- the LOC117790463 gene encoding trypsin-4: protein MQSIFLVPLIFSLFWISGKAAVKRRPDGRIVNGREAREGEFPYQLSLRRLTVHICGASVLDGSWAITAAHCVDGHERQPHEFTLRLGSVKRSSGGSIMTVRTIYKHPSYDTTDMNFDVALLRTQAGALTLDPNVAPIKLPEAGEAIQENISAIVSGWGHMSSTEPMLSSVLKYTTVMTVNQQKCQNDLSFHGGVSEAMFCAAARNTDACQGDSGGPLTVQGRLIGIVSWGVGCADPYYPGVYTRLSHPSIRRWVRLLTKL from the exons ATGCAGAGCATTTTTCTCGTTCCTCTGATCTTCTCCCTTTTCTGGATCAGCGGCAAGGCGGCTGTCAAGCGTCGCCCAGACGGTCGAATCGTCAATGGTCGGGAGGCTCGTGAGGGAGAGTTTCCCTACCAGCTGTCCCTGCGCCGCCTGACCGTCCACATCTGCGGTGCTTCAGTGCTCGACGGCAGTTGGGCAATAACCGCCGCCCATTGCGTGGATGGCCATGAGAGACAGCCCCATGAGTTCACTCTGCGACTGGGGAGCGTGAAGCGGTCGAGCGGTGGAAGTATAATGACGGTCCGGACGATCTATAAGCATCCCTCTTACGATACAACCGACATGAACTTTGATGTGGCACTGCTACGCACTCAAGCCGGAGCTTTGACCTTGGATCCCAATGTGGCGCCCATTAAATTGCCAGAGGCTGGCGAAGCTATACAAGAGAATATATCCGCTATTGTTTCCGGCTGGGGACACATGAGCAGCACCGAGCCAATGCTATCTTCAGTGCTCAAGTACACGACAGTTATGACTGTTAATCAGCAGAAATGTCAGAACGATTTGAGTTTTCACGGCGGTGTCAGTGAGGC CATGTTCTGTGCTGCCGCACGTAACACAGACGCTTGCCAGG gCGACAGCGGTGGTCCACTTACCGTACAAGGAAGATTGATTGGCATCGTATCCTGGGGCGTTGGCTGTGCAG ATCCATATTATCCTGGTGTTTATACCCGCTTATCGCATCCATCCATTAGACGTTGGGTACGCTTGctcacaaaattataa